A portion of the Streptomyces coeruleoprunus genome contains these proteins:
- a CDS encoding DUF1015 domain-containing protein — MNTRGLAANGGLRLKPFHGLRYVPERVGSLAAVTSPPYDVVVRPDGLHHLESSDPHNIVRLILPQAATADARSRQAAQTLEDWLGSGVLAADAEPALYVYEQRKGDLLQRGLIGALELSSPAEGIVLPHEDVMPDVVEERAALMRTTGANLEPLLLTYRGDGNATGATGVIERAIQRTPLLATTTEDGFSHRLWAVTDPAEQAAAAEDLAGHQALIADGHHRWATYLRLLQEQSEPGPWSYGLVLLIDTSRYPLQVRAIHRLLHRLAVPDALAALEGAFRVRTLDAPLPAAMEELAAAVAEGGNALLLAGDGRFHLVDRPDPALLARTVPHDRPEAWRTLDATVLHATLLDHLWRVPDAPEHIAYIHDTEAVVAQAERRGCTAVLMHPVREEVVRDLARQGVTMPRKSTSFGPKPATGLVLRSLTID, encoded by the coding sequence ATGAATACGAGAGGTCTTGCGGCCAATGGCGGCCTGCGACTGAAGCCTTTCCATGGGCTGCGTTATGTCCCCGAACGGGTGGGCAGCCTAGCCGCGGTGACCTCACCCCCGTACGACGTGGTGGTACGGCCCGACGGGCTCCACCATCTGGAATCGTCCGACCCGCACAACATCGTCCGCCTGATCCTCCCGCAGGCGGCCACCGCCGACGCCCGCTCCCGGCAGGCCGCGCAGACCCTGGAGGACTGGCTCGGCTCGGGCGTGCTGGCCGCCGACGCGGAACCCGCCCTCTACGTCTACGAGCAGCGCAAGGGCGACCTCCTCCAGCGCGGCCTGATCGGCGCCCTGGAACTGTCCTCCCCGGCCGAGGGCATCGTCCTCCCGCACGAGGACGTCATGCCGGACGTCGTCGAGGAGCGGGCCGCCCTCATGCGCACGACCGGCGCGAACCTGGAACCCCTCCTCCTCACCTACCGCGGCGACGGCAACGCCACCGGCGCCACCGGCGTCATCGAACGCGCCATCCAGCGCACCCCGCTCCTCGCCACGACCACCGAGGACGGCTTCAGCCACCGCCTGTGGGCGGTGACCGACCCGGCCGAGCAGGCCGCGGCCGCCGAGGACCTGGCCGGCCACCAGGCGCTCATAGCCGACGGCCACCACCGCTGGGCGACGTATCTGCGCCTGCTCCAGGAGCAGTCCGAGCCCGGCCCCTGGAGCTACGGCCTGGTGCTCCTCATCGACACCTCCCGCTACCCGCTCCAGGTACGGGCCATCCACCGGCTCCTGCACCGCCTCGCGGTGCCCGACGCGCTCGCCGCGCTGGAGGGCGCGTTCCGCGTCCGCACCCTCGACGCCCCGCTCCCGGCCGCCATGGAGGAACTGGCGGCCGCCGTGGCCGAGGGCGGCAACGCCTTACTCCTCGCAGGCGACGGCCGCTTCCACCTCGTCGACCGCCCGGACCCCGCGCTGCTGGCCCGCACCGTCCCCCACGACCGCCCGGAGGCCTGGCGCACGCTGGACGCCACGGTCCTGCACGCGACGCTCCTGGACCACCTGTGGCGCGTGCCCGACGCCCCCGAGCACATCGCGTACATACACGACACGGAGGCCGTCGTCGCCCAGGCCGAGCGCCGCGGCTGCACGGCGGTCCTGATGCACCCCGTACGCGAGGAGGTCGTCCGGGACCTCGCCCGCCAGGGCGTGACGATGCCCCGCAAGTCCACGTCGTTCGGCCCGAAGCCGGCGACGGGCCTGGTCCTGCGCAGCCTCACGATCGACTGA
- a CDS encoding HAD hydrolase-like protein: MGQRWRSRPDGSAAVLSEAYDTALLDLDGVVYAGGEAIAYAVEALGAAREGGMHLAYVTNNALRTPDAVAAHLTELGVPAEPGDVITSAQAVARLIAEQVPAGSRVLVIGGEGLRVALRERGLVPVESADDDPAAVVQGYGGPELPWGRFAEASYAIARGVPWFASNTDLTIPGARGIGPGNGAAVEVVRIATGAEPQVAGKPLPPMHRETILRTGARRPLVVGDRLDTDIEGAFNGDVDSLLVLTGVTDAARLLAAVPEHRPTYVDADLRGLLTGQPEVTGTVADGFVCGGWTASADGNALVLDGEGDRLDALRALCAAAWTQAGAGSCGLDAGKALARLGW; the protein is encoded by the coding sequence ATGGGGCAGCGGTGGCGGAGCCGGCCGGACGGCAGTGCGGCGGTGCTGAGCGAGGCGTACGACACGGCGCTGCTGGACCTGGACGGCGTCGTGTACGCGGGCGGCGAGGCCATCGCGTACGCCGTGGAGGCGCTGGGCGCAGCCCGCGAGGGCGGCATGCACCTCGCGTACGTCACCAACAACGCGCTGCGGACGCCGGATGCCGTCGCCGCGCACCTGACCGAACTCGGCGTGCCGGCCGAGCCCGGTGATGTGATCACCTCGGCGCAGGCGGTGGCCCGGCTGATCGCCGAGCAGGTGCCGGCCGGGTCGCGGGTTCTCGTCATCGGCGGGGAGGGGCTGCGCGTGGCACTGCGCGAGCGGGGTCTGGTGCCGGTCGAGTCGGCCGACGACGACCCGGCCGCCGTGGTGCAGGGGTACGGCGGGCCCGAGCTGCCGTGGGGGCGGTTCGCGGAGGCGTCGTACGCGATCGCGCGCGGCGTGCCGTGGTTCGCGTCGAACACGGACCTGACGATCCCCGGTGCGCGGGGGATCGGCCCCGGCAACGGGGCGGCCGTGGAGGTCGTGCGGATCGCGACGGGCGCGGAGCCGCAGGTGGCGGGCAAGCCGCTGCCGCCCATGCACCGCGAGACGATCCTGCGGACCGGTGCGCGGCGGCCGCTGGTGGTGGGCGACCGGCTGGACACGGACATCGAGGGCGCGTTCAACGGGGACGTGGACTCGCTGCTCGTGCTGACCGGCGTGACGGACGCGGCGCGGCTGCTGGCCGCCGTGCCCGAGCACCGGCCGACGTACGTGGACGCCGATCTGCGGGGGCTGCTGACCGGGCAGCCGGAGGTGACCGGGACGGTGGCGGACGGGTTCGTGTGCGGCGGCTGGACCGCGTCGGCGGACGGGAACGCGCTGGTGCTCGACGGGGAGGGCGACCGGCTGGACGCGCTGCGGGCGCTGTGCGCGGCGGCGTGGACGCAGGCGGGTGCCGGGTCGTGCGGGCTCGACGCGGGGAAGGCGCTGGCGCGGCTGGGGTGGTGA